The DNA window ttttttttttttgcagctggcAGGAAGCATGTGTAAAAAtgcagctgccaggaggagaactgggagcGTTTGTGCGTTTTCCTGTTGTGGGAGCCTGTGTTTTGTcagaaaagcacacaaaaagTCCTTAAGACACTGGTGGGCaggtgatggagatggaggatgtgagcatcctggcttggatcggccatggggtggccagcaggaccagggaggggattgtgccccctgtactcggctgcacattgaatcctgggttcagttttgagccccacaagaaagacactgagggtCTGGAACGCATGCGGAGAAGGAGAATGGAGCTCAGGAAGgatctggagcccaggggttatggcagcagctgagggacctggggctgtttagtctggatgaggctggggggagacctcattgctctctgcagctccctgaaaggaggttgtagtgaggtgggtaatggtctcttctcccacctAACAAGAgctaggatgagaggaaatggcctcaagctgcgtcagaggaggttcagattagatatgaggaaaaatttcttcactggaaggtttatcaggccctggcagaggctgcgcagggaaaTGGTTCAGTCACCACCCCTGTAGGcgtttaaaagacgagtaggcgaggtgctcagggatctggtttagtagtgggcaggtatggaTAGATTCaacaatctcaaaggtcttttccaaccaagcgattctatgattctacacaaGCTGCCAAGGACCCGCTGACCTCGGCTCTCCTGGAGCTGAACGCTTTACATTTTTCTAGGAAGCCGATTATTTGTGTGTCTTTTGAACATGATCCAACAGAGCACCCTGGCAGCCAAGGGTgcaaccgtgtcctggggtgcagcCAGCGCAGCATCGCCTGCCGGGCGAGGGcattgtcctgctctgctcctcactGGCGTGGCCCCACCTTCAGCGCTGGTGTGGTTTGGGGCACCACGCGATAAAGAGGATATAAAGCTACTGGGGAGTGTCTAGAGAGTGTATAAAGATTTTTGAACTGTTATGATAGGACTTGGTAGCTGAGGTTTACTGATGAAGTTTGTGTAAAAGCCTGGCTTCGATGTCTAGGTCGCCACTAGCGAGTAAGAACTGGTCAGAAAATTAGACTTCAAACGAAGTTGATAACTTAAATGATTAAGTTAGGTTGATATAGAGAAGCTTCCACAAAAGTTTGCTTGACTACTCAGTCCTATAGGGTGAGGAAGGACTGGATGTACTAGAATTGTGTTATCCGAAGGACTGGATGTACTAGAATTTTGTTATCCAAAGGACTGGATGTACCAAGTGTTGGTGAAGCATAACGCAGCAGACGGTGTGTACGcctgggagctgtgggtgcCAGTGATGCACTATCGTTCTCAAGCATTGCTCTTGGAATAGCGCTTTTAGTTTCTGTTGTTTTATGTAAATATAATTGTGATGAGTATTCAACAGGTGGAAAGCATCTTTATGGCAGCTTTGTAAAGGGCTTTAAGGCAGTATTTTTCTACAACAGGTGCTGGAAGTGCCCCAGAATTAAGGGAACGAGCTTCATTAAGTCCCGTAGTATTACTCCGAGACAAAATGTTGCTGTCTTGTTTTGCCCTTTAGCAAGGAGAACAGCATCCATGTTGCCCATATGGCATCCACTTTACCATATTGTCAGTGtgaaacaggggaaaaaaggcaaattcaGCCATTGGCATTACCTCTCTGTGAGGTTTTGAATACTGACTTTAACTTTGAATACTAACTAGATCCTAAATCTCTTAAAGAGCACCCTGGATATTAGTAAACAAAGTTTACTTCCGTGTTGATTGTTTTTCTGGCAGAGCTGGCTATTGACTTTGGACTAATGATGTTGATTAGTTCAGTGTGTATGCATAGAGTGCCATAACATCAGCAAGATATTGCAAAAGCTTAGAGTTCCCTTTTTATTAGATTTACAAATTTCCTGTCTGGAATTATTGAGGTTCTACGTGTACGAGGAACTGAATAAGCTTAATGAAAAGCTGTGACCAGAAGTCATCAAGCCAAAACAAGTAAATTAGAAAGTCTGAAAGGGACATGTGCGCCTCTTGGTGCTGTGACAATATTCTGTCACggagaacaaaagcaaaaccgGACGTTCATTCACAGAGTCAGTTCTTTGgcttgagaaagaaaatattgcaagACAACATTCTGTAGTTAGACTGTGAGGGCTTCACACTCTGTCTGTCCTATCCCAGGCTTCCAGGGAAATGTGTGTTTCAGTGGAATTATGAAAGTTATCCCCAGTCCCAGTTTCTCATCCTGAGAGCTCCTCCATTCTGGGAGAGCATCTGCTACAGTCGATGTCTGCAGAAGGCTTGCTAGAAATCATCAAATACTGATAGTTATGTCTGGTGCTGAATCAAATTAAGTGCTTCTGTTTTGTCTGCAAAAAGGTTTTACTGATATAGCTAGAATGGCACAGaatactgtatttttcactCCTACTCTGAATGGCTGTGGTGCCAAGTCTGCTGGTGACTTTAACTACTTGGTATGTGATTGTAAACAGATTGTTTTTCTAGAGGACAAGCAGgagcagaagaggaaaggatATTTTCTATACATGCATTGAAGGTACATTTACATTTCTTGCAGTGATCCTCAGGTTACGAATGAGAATTTTAACGTAGTGAATGGTTTTCAGTGAACTGCAAATTCTTCCAGAGAGAAGTGAGGAACCATACGTAGAGTGCTTTGCTGTGTGACCATCTTGTGCTTCACTGCAGTGATCATCTCCCGGTAGATGGTGCCATTGTGAAATGCAATTTATTCTGAGAAGCACAAGCTTTTAGCCACCTGGAGTTTCTTGAGTTATAGAACTTCCAgactgctggaaaaaaagaagaaaaaaaaaccgaAAAAAACCCCCTGTTAATTACTTTAATGTTCTTTGTAAATATCATAAGCCAGggatagaattatttttttattcttctgcagggaggtaTAAAGagacacttttaaaataaagatagtGCAAATGTCCCACATGCAAGAGAAGACAATATACCccaaaaatatttgtagaaCAAACTCAGTTCATTCCCATTTCCCCAGGGATTTATTTAGACTTGTGACAGCAGCTGTGTTggttatacatatatatagtgTACCGAAACAGAGAGTGATCATTAAGCAAAACAGTTTACAGTTGCAAGGAATCAAAACAATTAAATGATTATATGCAGGAGGGGTTGAGGGATTAGAAATCAgagctgcttttctgttcttgaTTTAGTAACTGGAAAGCTGGTGTTGACACCAGTAGAGATGGAAACAGATCTCTgaatttttataaattttaaaataatatttagacAATCCCTATCATTTGTAGATACATGTCTATAGCAAtgaactgcttttaaaatcagataCAAATTATGTGGAGCCTCTGTTATCAGGAACAAGATCTGAAGACCCCAGAATGTTGCGTTAAGAGAAATGTCTTGTTGGTTGATCAGTGAGACAGAACATGAAGGCGACACACGTAGTGACTTCTTTACTCAAGAAAGTGAAACTCCCATCAGGAGCTGGACAGTTTAGAGCAGGAGATGAAGTTCAGGGGCTCCAGACAATTCGCTGGGATCGGCGTGTGCTCTGTGAGGAAGTAAGATGTTCTAAGGAACGGCACGGCGGTGTGCGCTTTGCTGTCATGCCAGCCAGCTGGagagcaaatgaaaacaaacagctgAGATGTGGCGTGAACTCTGAGCTTCCTTTCCTGTCATAAAGGACTGGCTGGGACATTGTATTTACAGAGGGAAAAACCTGAAAATCCTAGTCAGCATTTTGCCTTTAGTTAGGAAAAGAGCCTTTGCATCTTATTTTAGGCAAAGCTCTGTTCGAATGACAAAGTTGATGTCTATTAGGAAATGTCACGTGTAAGCAAGTAGAAAGGGACCCAGCCAGGAGAAACAAAGGTCATGAATTCCCAGATAAGCACAGCTTTAATGCTTAAGAGTCCGATTTAAATTTAGTGATTCCCATAGGTTTCAAAGGGCATTGCATCAGATTATAGTGACAATTCTGCTCCTTCTGAAGATATGTTGCATTATTTAGGTAAATCCTACTTTTCCCACAAAtacaatagggactgaatagtGTTCTCTATGTGATGTGTATTAGAATAACTGTCTGATGTTATATATTTCAGAATAACTTATCTTAAGATATTACAATAAGGTAACTGCTATGAAATTATGCAGCTGTACCACTGGCACGGGGgcttttaagttaaaattcTTTAAGTCAATCTGATTTTCAGTTTAGCAACGGAAGATAGTCTCAAGCCGTTCTTTTCCATTTGGAAAACTTTTCTCCCAAGTTTAATGGTATTTTGGCTTAAATTCCTGCAGTTGAGTTTACTTTTGGTCAGTATCAGCTAGATTTTCCTCCCTGGGACAATGCTGAGGATTTATCAAGAACGTGACAGGCTAATCGGCCTGTGAGATCTTACGGAACATCCTTCGCTTGGGAGTGACGTCTCACTACAGTCTGGGAGTTTGGCAGTATTAAACTTTACTCCTGACCTAGTTCATCCTCAAAGCTGGCTTTTCCACCTCAGTTTGAAACTAGCCTTTTTCTGAGATCAACCATCCCGGCTCACTCTGAAGGGGATTGACCTGCACtcactttctccttccctctacTGTGGCTGTGAGGAGAGCCTTTGTCCCCTCCGTGGGAAAGACTGGTGTGGTTTTGCTGAGCTTTGTGTGTCCTGCTGAATTCTTttaaaggggaaaggggaaatcCCCTTCCTTCCTAGTTTTTGTTATCGGTAGCAAAAGTTGATCTACCTTTGTTCTCCACCTGCCACGtgtcctcctccttttcctttacctGGCTCTGGAGACCATTGTTGGCCACCAGCCATCAGTGTTTTGGTGGTGGTGTATTTGAAACAGGCTGGATTAAGCAGAACAAATATTATTGCTACTTAACCAGCTTACGTCTTAGTCACTAATTGCTATGGCCATTGTGTTCCCTCTCAGCAAAACAGCTACAGAGATGCTTGTTCATATTGCTAACACATTGTTAAGAAGATGAGTGTCTACCTCCTGCTTCCTTTTGCAAAATGCCATGCTTAGGTGTGTAGTACCAGCATTAAAGTACATTTATAGCTTTAAACTAttgttttttttagaaaaataatggctttcattgacccaggaggaaagaaaaagaaggggagTGGTTTCATAGAAACACTGAAGCTTCTAAGAACCGTATGTCTAATTTGTAGATCTCTGTGACTGTATTTACTATTGTGTTTGCTGGAGCTAAAGGAAAGCATTGACGCTGTCATAAAGGAAAGATCAAAAGGATTAAGAGTTGAGCACTTGATTTTCAAGTGTTAACTAAATCACTGCATACGATGTTCTGGGATGCACAACTTGAGAAACACGTTTTGAAGGTCATGATTTCAATGCACTTTGTCAAGCCTATGGAGTGAGTCAGTTTAAGGCTCAAGTGGAATAACTTAAGTCTGACTTAAAAGTGGACTGAGAAACTGAGAAAGGAATATCCTGAACAACTGGAAGGTACTAAACATTGAATTAACAAAAGTTATGGAGTaaattttctctggaaaaattaaattaatgccTAAATCTGCAACTTCTGCAATGTCAGATTATTCAAGATTGAAAGCACATTCATACAAAAATGATAGTATCAATGtaagaaaagtagaaaaggaGAGACAGGGACAGGGTGGTATCTCTGTAATCCTCTTAGTTTTCTTATTCTGCCTATCTCTCCCAACCCCTCCCATCTGAGTATCAACAAACCGCTTATGGTAATGAGATTTCTTTGGAGAATGAttacattttacttttcttcGCCACTAATCTTCTTCAGAACAATGCCACCTAAATCAAAGCTGATAGCTACTGATTTACTTGCATTAGGGCTTTCTTtaggcttttttctttcctaataatCAGAAAATACCTCCATTTTGTTAAAGGAAGTTGAGTAATTCTGAATTTTACATCAGTTCCTCACTATATCTCAGGCAGACGTTTACATGAGTGGGAATCGAGGGCAGAATTCTCAAGTAGAGTGCTTTGcaactggatcaggggctccaagccccatccaacctggccttgaaaacctctagggatggggcagcaacctgttccagtgcctcaccactctcatggtgaagaaattcctcatgtccagtctaaatgtGCCCCTCTCCTTTATACCCATTGGCCTTTGTTCTAtcgccacaagcctttgtgaacagttcccagctttcttgtagccccttcaggcactggaaggtcgctctaaagtctcctcggagccttctcctctccaggctgaacaaccccgactctctcaacctgttaaaaataaaatataaaacataaaatcCTGTGCGGTTCTGTGTTTTTGCTACGTGGTGGTAGCGTGAGAGGTCCTTGTGTGTTGATATTCAAACCTAATACTGCAGTAGCCATGGTTTCTGTGATAATTTGAATTAGTTGCGTACCCTACAGTGAAGCTGCCACAGCAAAGGTGAGAGACCTAGAATGGGAGATAAAGGGGGAAAATGAgtaattatatatatgtattatcTGAAAGAGTTCTCTGTGTCAAGGTGATGGGAAAAATTTGTGCACGTATCTGCTGGGGTCAACTAGCAAAGGTAATTTGTGTTCGTAAATGGTTAATTGTGACTTAAAAATACCCATATTGTCAGGAACTGCAGGACAAATGTCATTGGAacttcttgtttttttaatacaccttaagaaattaaacaaagcaaatgcttttgGTGGCGCCCTCAGGAAAAGTCCAGTCACTTCCTGAACAGTAATCTGCCTGGGAGCAGCAGATAGGTTCTCATTGTTTGCCATTTCCAGTTTCCAGTAATGGGAACGATTACTCGATCTAGCCAGTCTCTGTTGAAGATCTGGGAAAACTTACAGATTTTAATGGCAAAGTTTTATATATTTCCataaaacaacaacagcaaaaaaaccccataaccTGTTTTTGGTACCTGGAGGCATCACCTCCGATGAtgaatattgttttattttggaattAAGTGTCTGTTCTTCAGGAACGAGATGTATCTTGCTCTTCTGGCGATTTTCTTGCAGTGTAAGTTTGATAACTAAATATCTGTGTGGGTGCAGGTGTTtatggtttgtttgggttttattggAGCTTTTTACTGTTTCCCATTACTGTTCCTCAGTCTGCAGGctttgaaaataacatttcttttcattttttccaggtTCAGAACTTTATGCTCACAATACAGGTAGGTAATGATAGGGTTTAAGTGAGAGATGTGCTGCTCATACcttaataaatgttttaatggAATGTTTCCTAGAGTAATTTGCTTTACTGAGGCATAAAAGAGAAGAGATGGGAGAGGAAATTTGATTACtagcatttttgttttggtctttAAAATAACCCTCTCATTCCCACAAGCAAGGACATAGGGTAAAATTATAGAATATAAGTTATGGGTACTTGCTCtttttcttgcaaaagaaaagatCATGTCTGAGCAGAGTGCAGAACTTAAATTCTGAGAGGACTGTGTTtaccttttattttatcttgctGACTTCCAGCACGTACACCCTGCATGCTTCCTTTTTTCATCACTGGAAACGTTTGCTTCTAGTTGTCTTGTAGGCTattcacatgcaaaaaaaaccctctcaacAAACgatatttttattggttttatgCCCAAAATTCTCTCTAGCAAGGAAGATAATAAATAACTGGTAAGCATACATGGCAAAGAACTTCTTAGATGCAGGAAAGTTCTCCTCTTCTAGCAGCAAATTTCTAATACAAATCCTGGGGAAAACTGGTATACCCAAAAGCTGTACATCCTAAAGGATGGGAAAGTGAACGAACTCATAAATCTTTCTCTATACTTGTTCATCTATCTCTGTGAATAAGAATATTAATTACAGCAGGATTCTAAGAATGATAAAATTTTAAGTTACAAACTATTTATCCCTGCTGTGGTTGTAAACACAGAAGCGCTGTGTACAGATTAATGCTGTTATATGCTTTATTACTTAAAGTGCAAATTTTGttgtcttgggttttttttaaataagaatattGTATTCAGTATATTTTTTCAAGGGCTAGCATatctaaattttaaattaattgaaGGCATTGCTTCTGCATATCATTCTGTGTTTGAATTACTCAGTGTGTGAGGACTCGAGAGTACGACTGCTGGACTGCCAGCAATGTAAAGTTAGGCATGAATATATTTGCAGATCTTGAATCCAAATGTCTTCTCAGGCTCTAGTTGTCCTAAACCAGAGATTTGAGATTTAATATTATCCCAGGTTTGTGAATTGTGTGTTTAGGGTGGAATTTGCTGAATGACCCTAACCTTACTTGCGGATAAAAGGTACTGGGATTTCTACTAGTTGCCTAGGGATGAGTTAGATTGGGGTTTAATACAACTCTAAGCAGTGTTTTACTgccatttttcagtttatttagaCAAGTATAAACACAAGAGGTTGTTCACCTCTCCTGATACTTGGAGATGGAGACAACAGAGCATGAGAaataagggaaaacaaaaagcagctgcAAACCTATTctagtgtcctctgtgtcttctagGGAATTTAATAGATTTGGCCATGAACATCACCAGTTCAATGGTTCTCTCAGTGCTCACAGGCACAGACTGAGCAGATGGACAGTGTGCGCTGTGACAATCAGCAGTTGCCTCTAGTCTATCTCTGCGGTGGAAGGtaaagtgctgctgctgtcaacGTCTGTGAGGTTTGACCACAAAAATTGTGACACCTGCTACTAGGGCacaacaaattaatttttgtgaCTACTATGTACCAGCTTGAGATAACAGTATTATGTTGGattaattgaaaataattataactctgtattttttttttccatcaagttTTCACTTTCAACACAGTTGACATCAAGGTTCAGCCATCTGCTAATGTAAAGAATGGAGCTCCTATGGCGATCGTCTGCCATGCTGATATTAGCAAAAGTAGTAATTTCCAGCTCAAGCATAATTTTACAATTTTAAAGGATGGCAAACTTGTGTTCATGAATGTATCAGACAAAGGAGAAGCGCGCTATGAAATATCTACGGCTAGATCTTCAGATACAGGCAACTATGAATGCACTGTGGAAGCAGGTGGAAAGACAAAGACTAGTAAATCCTCACATGTTTGGGTAATGGGTGAGTATTCCTTCCAACGCGGCAATTTTCTAAGATACAAAAAGAGAACAACCTTCCAGGAGAGGTAATAATAGTCAGTGCTAAACAAGATACCTTGCAAAGTGTGTTTTATCTGTAGACATCACCGTACTTTGTAAGAGTTGAGTGCTAAATAAATCCTCATGTTAAGACTCAGAAAGGAAATTGCAGCCCCAAGGCTACATGGCAGATCAGTGATAGTCAGGGATACAGCCCGTGCTCCCCACGCCACCATCCCCTCTGTCCCAAGTCTCTGCTCCTTAGATTGGAGAGACTGTTATTTGTGAAAGCTTGTGCCTATAGATCACAAACGTGATGGGGGTCAGGTGGATTACTGGAAAACTGGAAATAATGTAGAGGTTCTCACCTTGTGGTAGCTGTTGCCAGAGCTGTTATCAGCTGTGGACTGTTGTGGACACTGTTACACCAGTCTTGTTCTTTCAGCTCTTTATGAAAACGGGGGCCACCTCCATCTATTCTCTTTCTAGCCATGTGTTCTTGACTTCAAGTGccatttttccctttggaaaagCAATTTAGTAAGAATTTATTCAGCATTAAATAGCTACGGGGTTGTACAAGGTCTATAATTTTTCATCAGGGGCCTGAACCTCAAGGTACAGAAGCTGGGATGCCATTGAATTTCTTCACCTGCTCATTACTGAGTGGCAATAGGAAACATTGAGGAGGGAGTGATCTTACCTTTGCAATAGCAAGTTTCACACTTCACACATTGCAACAAGATTATATTACTCTGTTAGAGGGCATATTGTTCTTCTGAACAATATTGTTCTTCTGCCTTGGCGTGCACCCACACACCAAAGGGACTGTCCTCAAAAGCTCAATTCTTGCAGATTATTTGCATCTGTTAACTAGCATAGATCACTACCATAATGATCAGAGAGTGTTTATTTCAGTATTATGCAATGTTCtacttcttgttttctgttctaaGGAATGACAAAGCCAATCCTGACTGCcgagaaaaaagaagttttagaGGGTGAAGTTGTGAAATTACGTTGTGAGCTGCCagaagaagttcctcctttatttttcattttccggAAGATGAAGATGAATTCAACACctaaagaaaaatctgtatttgaGGCAGACAGAAACTTTTCTGTAGTGGAATTTTCTGTTGAAGAGGGAGATAATATTTTACAATTTGATTGCTTTGGTAGGAGATTTGTAGAACTTGAACACGAAAACTCAGAACACAGCAACAAAACACTTGTTACAGTCAGGGGTAAGTtgtctggcttttctttttacatttctttgcttGCTACAATTAACAAGCTGGGTCATGAGTTTATATGTATTCTCTTGCAGAACCATTTATAAAGCCTACTCTGATTGCCAGGCCCTCAAGTAATATCACAGAAGGAGACAGAATACAGTTTGAATGCTCAACTGTTGTAGCCCGGATGCGTGATATTGAGATCAtactccagaaaaagaaaaccatactGAACAGTGTACGAGACGAGAAAGTTTTGAAATACACTACAGTAGCTACTCTAGAGGACAGTGGTGAATACCTGTGTAAGGTGGAGCAAGGGAGAGCATCAAAAAGTACCAAACTGAATGTTTTTGTGTCAGGTAACACCTCTGCTCATTTTAGATTTTACTCAATGGAttaatgtttaaatttaaatttggCCTAACTCGAGATCCAAGCATAACCTCCAGATCCAAATGTAAATTCTCCCTAAGGTAAAGGCTGTTTAGATTTAGATTTCAGTTTCTGATTTTTGCCTGTGAATACTTTCCAACTAAAATAATACTTTCAAATAAGACTTATGAGAAGTGGTTTCGAGTGAATGCTAAGCTTCTGTTTTCCCTGAATATATTATTATGTTGAAATAAAatgattggggtttttttccgcGCCTGTAAGCTTTCAGTACATGCTTCATTCCATATACTTTGGGATAGGTGATCATATTGTTTTAGGCTCAAtttgaattacttttttctctttttatcttGCAGAGTTATTCCCCAAGCCAATATTGGCTGCTTCTATGAGTAACCTGGATGAAAATAAAGAGTTAACTCTAAATTGTAGCATTAGTGGTTTTCGGAAAGCCAACTTCTCTATTTTGCGGAAAAATTCAAATGGAGACCTCTGGTTAAAGAATTCTAGAAACTTAACAATGAGAGTTAATGTGAATGATACTGGATCCTATAGCTGTAAAGCTGAAGTAAGAGGAATAGTCAAGGAGAGCAAACCTGTAAGGATAAATGTTTATGGTGAGTTGATACAGAGGcttagaacccaatggggaggAGAATGGGGGCCACCTCCATCTATGCTATTCAAAGATGCATGTATTCTATGATCtaggtttctgttttgtttgtcaCCTCCTGCTTCCATTCTATCACTGAGGAAGAGCTTCCCAATACAGGCTGTGTGCACAAACTAGCTAAATattgtatagaatcatagaatcatagaatcaccaggttggaaaagacccatcagatcatcaagtccaaccattcctatcaaatgttTATATGTTttctataaaataatattttgtatgttttctaTAAAATAATATTGTATCTTTTGGCCTTATGCAGTGTAAtttgcaacatttttttctttcgttTCCCTTTTAGCTCCAGTCTCCAAGCCAACTCTTTCTGTTGTCAGTGGTTTACCAGAGGTGGTGGTAGGTAAGCCTCTACGGTTGATCTGTCATTCAGTGACAGGAACACCGCCGATAACGTTCAGATTCTACAAAGGAAATGAAGTTAAGGAAACAGTAGTTAATGACACATATGCTACATTCTTGGATGAAAATATTAgacaaaatgacagaaaaggaTACAAATGCGAAGCTAGAAACAATCACTCCAGTGGTATGAAAACTAGCAATATTCTAAACATCACAGTAATAGGTAAGTCtgtttaattcttctttttGTCTAATGtcatattttgatttttgaaaCTGTAGCAGCAAATTATGGACTAAGCAAAATGGATGTGAAATGTTTACAATTGCTGATTAAAAATTTCAGGGCCAGATTGTTTTACTTCATGTTTGATTTTTATAGGACTGGATTAAATGTATATGTAATGATATTGGAGTTAGCATGTTATTTTACTCAGTAAAATAATTGAGCTAGCTCGACTCctgttaaaaaatgtaaatctgGACTTTTAATAATCCCTCTAAACATCTCTGTTATTAGTTACAGTTTTCAGAGGTACTGAGCGTATGTTCAACACCGGGAGCTGCAATTACTAAGTAGCTCTGAAAGTCAGTCTGTTATTACTCCTTATTAGCAACTAAGAGTTACTGTATGTGAACAGAGTCTCTGATCTACAAATAGGTGTGAAGTAGAAAGGGAAAATTCCTCTGCCTGTAAGGGAAGTTGTTAATTGAAGCTTTAAAAAGATGAAGTGCAAATCCACAGAAGAAATCATGCGTCTGATATACGCTGCGAGTACTCCAAGAAGGGTAGTGCAAGTGAAAAAGCTGTGATTTCCCAGATATGAAGAAACCAAGGCAAATAATAGTTCCATAGTAGGCCACATAAGACTGGTGTCAGGACTGATAAATCTTAAAACACATGTGTGTGGTTTTCCCTGTCATTGGGTGTGTAAGGGAGCATCCTGTCTTGGTAGAATTTTTTAACCAGTCTTCCCTGTTTCTGTAGATTGTTTGGTGTGCTCAGAGCAGATGGTGGCGAGGTTTCATGTGACAGTTTTGGGGTGAGATCCTAATGCTTCAAAGGTTTGGCTCAAGAAACTTCTGTCGCTGATTTAGATATGTTCTGTCCCCATCACGGGCAGTTCCCTGCGTGCCCAGAGAACGAACTTGTTAACAATAGGTTTTGTTATAGGCTTTAAGGAAGTTTCTTGGATATCCTGTACCCAAGATATGGATTACACCTTGAATTTAAGTTGAAAATCTAAGATAAATAATTGtaaagaacagagcagagcagctgtTTGAGGAGGCATACAGGCCTTTCTGCACTAGATGAAGAGCCCTAACAGTTGCAGGCTTCTCGTTGACAGATACTGTCTTGTTGGGGTTCATCTTAAATAGTGAATGAGGTAAGCAGAAACAACAGTCTCCTACCAACGTGGAAATAAAGCATTGATtgtggctgctgctcctggaggACCTGAGAATATTCTTAATC is part of the Phaenicophaeus curvirostris isolate KB17595 chromosome 19, BPBGC_Pcur_1.0, whole genome shotgun sequence genome and encodes:
- the PECAM1 gene encoding platelet endothelial cell adhesion molecule isoform X2, yielding MYLALLAIFLQCSELYAHNTVFTFNTVDIKVQPSANVKNGAPMAIVCHADISKSSNFQLKHNFTILKDGKLVFMNVSDKGEARYEISTARSSDTGNYECTVEAGGKTKTSKSSHVWVMGMTKPILTAEKKEVLEGEVVKLRCELPEEVPPLFFIFRKMKMNSTPKEKSVFEADRNFSVVEFSVEEGDNILQFDCFGRRFVELEHENSEHSNKTLVTVREPFIKPTLIARPSSNITEGDRIQFECSTVVARMRDIEIILQKKKTILNSVRDEKVLKYTTVATLEDSGEYLCKVEQGRASKSTKLNVFVSELFPKPILAASMSNLDENKELTLNCSISGFRKANFSILRKNSNGDLWLKNSRNLTMRVNVNDTGSYSCKAEVRGIVKESKPVRINVYAPVSKPTLSVVSGLPEVVVGKPLRLICHSVTGTPPITFRFYKGNEVKETVVNDTYATFLDENIRQNDRKGYKCEARNNHSSGMKTSNILNITVIVPIKNASLGSVPNRQVEDGGDIAFLCTVNGGSWPIHFKFFRKTDHEVLMFERSENADRMLWRKKGMSKQDTGTYYCMASNRANVDVKSHPITISVILATWQKGVIAAFVLLPIAGAVTLTSWWFLYKKKKAKGPSMEMSGSALATNSTSEKLTRQHNDGDYYSGSGYIEDSENHMKPTDDSKGPDLESADVEYTEVEVSTLDPHRGNRPFRLSPGSKSLSHLFWFHLFSE
- the PECAM1 gene encoding platelet endothelial cell adhesion molecule isoform X5, yielding MYLALLAIFLQCSELYAHNTVFTFNTVDIKVQPSANVKNGAPMAIVCHADISKSSNFQLKHNFTILKDGKLVFMNVSDKGEARYEISTARSSDTGNYECTVEAGGKTKTSKSSHVWVMGMTKPILTAEKKEVLEGEVVKLRCELPEEVPPLFFIFRKMKMNSTPKEKSVFEADRNFSVVEFSVEEGDNILQFDCFGRRFVELEHENSEHSNKTLVTVREPFIKPTLIARPSSNITEGDRIQFECSTVVARMRDIEIILQKKKTILNSVRDEKVLKYTTVATLEDSGEYLCKVEQGRASKSTKLNVFVSELFPKPILAASMSNLDENKELTLNCSISGFRKANFSILRKNSNGDLWLKNSRNLTMRVNVNDTGSYSCKAEVRGIVKESKPVRINVYAPVSKPTLSVVSGLPEVVVGKPLRLICHSVTGTPPITFRFYKGNEVKETVVNDTYATFLDENIRQNDRKGYKCEARNNHSSGMKTSNILNITVIVPIKNASLGSVPNRQVEDGGDIAFLCTVNGGSWPIHFKFFRKTDHEVLMFERSENADRMLWRKKGMSKQDTGTYYCMASNRANVDVKSHPITISVILATWQKGVIAAFVLLPIAGAVTLTSWWFLYKKKKAKGPSMEMSGSALATNSTSEKLTRQHNDGDYYSGSGYIEDSENHMKPTDDSKDSVENRHSRIYGHPDAT